The Bacteroidota bacterium DNA window CGTAACGGGTTATTTTCTAAGTCCCGCCATCACTTTCGGAACAACCACTCTAACCAATGCAGGCAATTATGATATTTTTATTGTGAAATATGACGCAAGCGGAACCGTTCTCTGGGCAACAAGCGCGGGCGGAACTAATTCTGATGTTGGCAGAAGCATTGCAACGGATGCAAACGGAAATGTTCTCGTAACGGGTTATTTTTTAAGTCCCACCCTCACTTTCGGAACAACCACTTTAACCAATGCAGGCGGTTGGGATATGTTTATTGTGAAACTTGGCAGTACAACAGGCATAGAAGAAAATAATTTTACTTCTGAAATAAATGTTTCCCCCAACCCCACGAGCGGGCAGTTTCAAATACAAGTCGGCAATGGGCAGTCGGCAATGGGCAATGAATACAAAATAGAAATTTACAATGTGTTTGGAGAAAAAGTGACACAAAGTGTCATTCCGAGCGCAGCGAGGAATCTCACCATTGACGATTCTTCTCTGGAGCAGGGCATTTATTTTCTCGAACTCCAAACAGGCAGCAAAACCATGCGTGAAAAATTTGTGAAGGAGTAAATCCCCTATTCCCTTATTCTCTTTATATCCTTATTCCCTATTTCCTCTTTTCGTATTTTCGCTTCCATTATTCGTAAAATTAGTAACAAGATTAGTAATTCGTAACCAGTGGCAGAGATTTCCAAAACATATTCCCCCAAAGAAGTTGAGTCGAAATGGTATTCCTATTGGATGGAGAAAAAGTTTTTTCACTCCGTTCCCGATAAGCGCGAGCCGTACACCATCGTCATTCCTCCGCCCAATGTTACGGGCGTTCTGCACATGGGGCACATGCTGAACAACACCCTTCAGGATGTTCTTATCCGCAGGGCGCGCATGCTCGGCAGGAACGCCTGCTGGGTTCCGGGCACCGACCATGCTTCCATCGCCACCGAAGCAAAGGTGGTGGCAATGCTCCGCGAAAAAGGAATTAAGAAATCAGATTTACAGAGAGAAGAATTTCTGAAACATGCCTGGGAGTGGAAAGAAAAGTACGGAGGAATTATTCTGGAACAGTTGAAAAAACTTGGCGCATCGTGCGACTGGGAACGCACGCGCTTCACGATGGATGAAAAATACTACCGCGATGTAATCAATGTGTTTGTTGATTTGCATCAGAAGGGCTGCATCTATCGCGGCTTGCGCATGGTGAACTGGGACCCCGTTGCAAAAACTGCAGTGAGCGATGAAGAAGTTTTTTTCAAACAGGTGAACACCCAACTTGTTTATGTAAAATATAAAGTAGCAGTTGATTCACACTCTGAAAGCCCCTCCTTCGGAGGGGTTGGGGAGGCAGTAATTATTGCAACCACTCGCCCCGAAACAATTATGGGCGATGTGGCAGTGGCAGTTCATCCCGATGACGAGCGCTACAAACATCTGCACGGAAAAAAAGTGATTGTCCCGCTGGTGAACCGCGCAGTTCCCATCATCACCGATGAATCGGTTGACAAAGAATTCGGAACAGGATGTTTGAAAATCACTCCCGCTCACGACAAAACCGATTATGAAATAGGCAAGCGGCATAATCTTCCTTCCATTGATATTCTGAATGAAGACGGAACTATTTCGGAGGCAGGAAAAGTTTTCGTTGGTCTTGATAGAATTGTTGCGCGCAAAAAAGCAATTCAGCAATTGCAGGAAGAAGGTTTGCTTGTGAAGATGGAAGATTATTCGCATCAGGTTGCGCTCAGTGAGCGCACCGATGCAGTGATTGAACCGCGCCTCTCCATGCAATGGTTCATGGATATGAAAAAAATCTCCAAGCCCGCGCTGGATGCCGTGCTGAACGGAGAAGTGAAACTCATTCCGGAAAAATTCATCAACACGTATAAGCATTGGATAGAAAACATTCACGACTGGTGCTTGAGCCGCCAACTCTGGTGGGGGCACCGCATTCCTGCATGGTACGATGAAGAAGGAAATTATGTGGTGGCGAAAACTCATGATGAAGCATTAAAGTTATATTCCATCAAACATCAGACATCAACCATCAACCATCTTCGGCAAGACGAAGATGTTTTAGATACATGGGCTTCCTCGTGGCTCTGGCCCATTTCTGTTTTCGATGGATTTGAAAAACCAAATGGAGAAATCAACTACTATTATCCCACGAATGATTTGGTAACCGCACCTGAAATTCTTTTCTTCTGGGTGGCGCGCATGCTCATTGCCGGCTATGAATACAAAAAAGAAAAACCGTTCCGCAATGTATATCTCACCGGAATTGTGCGCGACAAGCAGGGAAGAAAAATGAGCAAGTCGCTCGGCAATTCTCCCGACCCGATTGAACTCATGGAAAAATACAGCACCGATGGCGTGCGCGTTGGCATGCTGCTCTGCTCTCCTGCCGGAAATGATTTATTGTTTGACGAATCGTATTGCGAGCAGGGAAGAAATTTCGCAAACAAAATCTGGAATGCGTTTCGTTTGATGAAAGGATGGAATGTGGATGAAACTTCGCAGGTCGGGATTTCAAATCCCGACCAACAAAGCAGTAATGCTCTTGCCATTGACTGGTTCAATGCAAAATTCAATGAGCAACTTGAAATCATCAATGATTTATACAGCAAATACAGAATTTCAGAAGCGCTGATGGCAACTTATAAATTGGTGTGGGATGATTTCTGCGCATGGTATCTGGAAATGATTAAACCGGATTTTATTGACGGCAAATCACAGCCCATTGATTCGTATACCTATAATTCCACTATAGAATTTTTTGAAGACCTGCTGAAAATTCTTCATCCGTTCATGCCGTTCATCACCGAAGAAATCTGGCATCTCATCGGTGAAAGAGAAGAAAAAGAGTGCGTCATTATTTCCAATTGGCCAAAATCAAAAAAGGCAGATGAAAAAATCCGTAAGCAGATGTCTGCATTTATGGAATCGGTAATTGCGGTTCGTGCAGTGCGCAATGAAAAAAATATTTCTCCTAAAGAACCGCTGGAACTTTTTATCCGCACAGACAAAGACCTTCACGGTTTTAAAAACCTTGAAGGTCTGCTCAAAAAACTTTGCAACATCAGCGCAGTGCATTACACAAATAAAAAAATTGAGAATGCAACTTCGTTTATCGTGAGTAATATTGAATTCTACATTCCGTTAAAAATAAATATAGCGGAAGAAAAAGAACGCCTTTCGAAAGAATTGGATTACAACAAAGGGTTTCTTCAGTCCGTTCAAAAAAAACTGGCGAATGAGAAGTTTGTTCAGAACGCAAAATCTGAAGTGCTCGAACTCGAAAAGAAAAAACAAGCCGATGCGGAAGCAAAAATAAAAGCGCTGGAAGAACAACTCAAGTCAATGTAACATTGAATATGTAATATTTACTATTTAAAGATGCTTAAAAAAAAATATTACATATTAAATATTACCTCTTACATCTTACTCGCTTTTTATGTCTCTTCCTGCGCGCTGGTTGGAATTCATGTGCGGCTTCAGAATCCGAAACACGCGGGCAGGTATCCGCATTTTTCCGAAACCACAAAACTTCTCGGCAAAGAGAACACAAAATACCGCACTTGCTTTGACGCAACCTACTACGAATTGAATGTGACGGTGGATGAAAATAAAAAACAGTTGAAAGGAACTGTTACGATGAATGCAACCGCAGTTTCTGATTTTGATACCATTCAACTCGATTTATATGCAAACATGAAAGTAAATTCCATCGGGTATGCAACATTAAATTCAATCTCGGAAAAGGATAGCAAATTCATTAACGCAACGTATGTAAGAAAATACGGAGCCATTTTTATTCCTTTCAAACAAAAAGCAGGAGAAATTTTCAAAATCAAAATTGACTATGAAGGTTCACCGCGCGCTGCAAAAAAACCACCGTGGGATGGCGGCTTCGTCTGGAAACACGACAAAGAAAAAAATCCATGGATAGGAGTTGCCTGCGAAACCGAAGGCGCATCGCTTTGGTGGCCCTGCAAAGATGTGAACAACGATGAGCCCGACAGCGCTTCCATAAATATTACCTGCGCAAAAAAT harbors:
- a CDS encoding valine--tRNA ligase, which codes for MSKTYSPKEVESKWYSYWMEKKFFHSVPDKREPYTIVIPPPNVTGVLHMGHMLNNTLQDVLIRRARMLGRNACWVPGTDHASIATEAKVVAMLREKGIKKSDLQREEFLKHAWEWKEKYGGIILEQLKKLGASCDWERTRFTMDEKYYRDVINVFVDLHQKGCIYRGLRMVNWDPVAKTAVSDEEVFFKQVNTQLVYVKYKVAVDSHSESPSFGGVGEAVIIATTRPETIMGDVAVAVHPDDERYKHLHGKKVIVPLVNRAVPIITDESVDKEFGTGCLKITPAHDKTDYEIGKRHNLPSIDILNEDGTISEAGKVFVGLDRIVARKKAIQQLQEEGLLVKMEDYSHQVALSERTDAVIEPRLSMQWFMDMKKISKPALDAVLNGEVKLIPEKFINTYKHWIENIHDWCLSRQLWWGHRIPAWYDEEGNYVVAKTHDEALKLYSIKHQTSTINHLRQDEDVLDTWASSWLWPISVFDGFEKPNGEINYYYPTNDLVTAPEILFFWVARMLIAGYEYKKEKPFRNVYLTGIVRDKQGRKMSKSLGNSPDPIELMEKYSTDGVRVGMLLCSPAGNDLLFDESYCEQGRNFANKIWNAFRLMKGWNVDETSQVGISNPDQQSSNALAIDWFNAKFNEQLEIINDLYSKYRISEALMATYKLVWDDFCAWYLEMIKPDFIDGKSQPIDSYTYNSTIEFFEDLLKILHPFMPFITEEIWHLIGEREEKECVIISNWPKSKKADEKIRKQMSAFMESVIAVRAVRNEKNISPKEPLELFIRTDKDLHGFKNLEGLLKKLCNISAVHYTNKKIENATSFIVSNIEFYIPLKINIAEEKERLSKELDYNKGFLQSVQKKLANEKFVQNAKSEVLELEKKKQADAEAKIKALEEQLKSM
- a CDS encoding T9SS type A sorting domain-containing protein, which codes for VTGYFLSPAITFGTTTLTNAGNYDIFIVKYDASGTVLWATSAGGTNSDVGRSIATDANGNVLVTGYFLSPTLTFGTTTLTNAGGWDMFIVKLGSTTGIEENNFTSEINVSPNPTSGQFQIQVGNGQSAMGNEYKIEIYNVFGEKVTQSVIPSAARNLTIDDSSLEQGIYFLELQTGSKTMREKFVKE